The genomic stretch GTCTATGTTGGACAACATACACAAGCTCAACTTTTATACGACTTAACTAAACTTACAACTAAACATATTTTGACACTGAAATTGCCAACACTAAAACTAGCAACTAAGAAAAGTAAGAAGCTAAGTCACTTTGCATGGACTTTCTATTATTTGCAACTGATAATATTACACTGCTATTATTGTGATAACAAGTTACTTTGAGAAATTGAATTCTCGAAAAATCAAGTAAATCTACTCTACAGTTTGCCAATAAGTCCCATGTCTTAATGAAAATGGAAGCCACATCATCAATCAAGAGAGCACTTCTATTAATAACGTCTTTTAACACATTATTGGCAAATATAATGCTCCGGAGGCAGAGAAGCAGAAAGCACTTGGTATatcaaatatttcataaatTATGCATTGCCAATTAACAAGATAGATATTACTGTCAAGTGAATAGTGGAAATCTGACGGGCATCTGCCAGTCAGCAGAGAACCAAAATAGGTAGCAATTCTCTTTCTGTTGTTTCTCTAATTCTatgacaaaaattaacaaagaatTTTCATGgagctttttcttttgtattaaaAAGCTCCACATTAGAACAAGTTGCTTACAATGACATAGACAGCACTTCTCTTACTTCTTTcaaatttctattattttgttttatctgTCTACACCATTATTTATATCCCCTGAAGAGTGTTAAACAGTCAACATATCATTCATAAGTATTTGTTCAGACTCTTATTGTTGGGACCATTTCTACATCTTAGGACCATCCTTCCAGAGCAAACATGGGAGATAGGTTGCGGATGGCAGTGGGAGTCATGggtactttctttcttctctgtttATTTTCTCAGCTCCCAATCATTATGAAAGACCAAATGTCAAAAAAGTTTCACCTAATAATCATACTTTCCTGGTGTTTATTGCAGGGAATGCTACTTCTGTGTTACTTTATGCAGTTCCCATGTACGTAATGTCAACATGCTATTCTACTGCATAGTTGACTCTATCTTTATTTAATTCCAGTGAGCAATGCTTAATAGGTTGAATCATTGACCAAGTTACTCAACTTTttcaattatgattttcttAATGTTTTCAGATTAACTTTTACAAGAATCATAAGGAAGAAAAGCACAGAGGAGTTTTCATGTGTTCCTTACATCATTGCACTAGCAAACTGTCTCTTTTATACTTGGTATGGACTGCCAGTGGTAAGCCATAATTGGGAAAATCTTCCTCTAGTTACCATCAATGGCCTGGGAATTCTTCTCGAGTTCTCCttcattttcatatatttctGGTTCGCTTCAGATAGACGTCAGAAGGCAAGTTTCACATTTCATGTTTAACAACAAAGTTTTTCCAGTATACTTGATATATTATGATTCCCATGCAGGCATGAgatatattatattatgattCCCATCCGTTCATATTGTAATGATTTCGATATATAGACATGAAAAAATGCTGTACATGTTTTTCAACAAACGTAGGTTTTCTATTTGCCATGTCAAATCCTTCACAAGTACATGCATAATATTCAGTTGAAGAGTGTATTAATGATTTATGAATACCGTGAGGGTGCAGATGAAGGTGTTTGTGTCGGTGACATGTGTTATCATAGGATTCAGCATCCCTGCGATCATCTCAGCTCTTGCTTTCCATGATCACCATCATCGAAAGGTGTTTATTGGGAGTGTAGGGCTTCTGGTCTCTACAACAATGTACGGTTCTCCACTGGTAGTGATGGTGAGTCATCTTTTCAGattatttcatgaaaatgaTATCTATAGCATCGTAATTGGCAAcagaagaagttgaaatttatttttattaatatttcaaATCCATGCAAGATGTAACATGCACACATGCTTcttacaatttttactacaaattttttatacaCATAACAGTCTAAGTGACATTTATTATGTCaactattaaacaattaaattttgttgcctaattttttcattattaagATATTGTCAtataaatttgtaagaaaattgtaGTAAGAGCTATAGTAACCAAACATTTTCGCTTCTAAGTTTTTATTCTTATGCATGATACTTTGTTGTCCCTGTCAGcatataactttattttattattgcaGAAGCAAGTAATACTTACAAAGAGCGTGGAATTCATGCCGTTCTACTTATCTTTTTTCTCATTCCTTGCTAGTTCATGTTGGATGGCTTATGGAGTACTGAGCCATGATCTGTTTCTTGCGGTTTGTATCATGATTAAGCTCTAGTTTTtctgtcaaaaaaatttctatcctGTAAAACTTACATATGCTTTGATTCTCTAACTCCTTTGCAGGCCCCAAATCTAGTTGGTTGTCCTTTAGGCATCCTTCAACTCATGCTCTACTGCAAGTATAGGAAACGAGGAATTATAAAAGAACCAAGCAAATGGGATTTGGAAAAGAACGATGAGAAGTCCAAACAGTTGCAGCTCATGACTAATGACGGCATTAAtggaaaaaattgaagaagtcaaCTAAGATCTGATTAAGTTCCATTTCAATGTTGTGTCCCATAGGATGggtctttaaaaattttagttcaAGATAGGTCATGCATCAATGCATGTATatgtacatgcatgcatgtgtattTTGTCTTTTATCTTATGTAATGATCTgtactatttattttaagagGTTTGTTTGTGACAGGGAgaactttatttcattaaataaataaatttcaatgAACTACAAAGAGGGCAGTAAAAAAAACTCCTAAATATTAATTTCCTCAAACAAGTCTAAAATCTAGAATTATGCCATTACATGAATTCTTGAAATTTAACCCTGCAGGCAACAAAACAAACTCAATTCCTTGTTtctgtaaaaaataatataaaacaaagtacttatttgaaaaataaaactctgAATGGAATCCATGCCCAGTATTATATGTCCAAAATGCAATTCTATTTGCCAACTCGTTGCAATTACAAGTActttctgaaaaagaaaaacaatagcAAAAATTGAAGTTTACTCCAGCTTATATATCTACTGAGTCACCTAAGCTCAATATAGCCCCTGTTTATTACCCAGCAGTATTGCTGTCTATGCAAAGACCATCCCTTAGTCAATAAAGCCACCCAAAAGAAGCACTTAAATTATTCATCGGAGCATCTACATGAGTTAAAGGTCCTTTTTGAATTCCAGTATTCACTAATGGAAGGGACATAAGTAGCAAGCAGCcgcttttctatttttttgggttgtctGTTTTAAATGATTTCACTGAGATATATCAGTTGGCTTAGGGTTAGATATAAAACAAACACTGtatgcttttttaatttttcaaaggATGTATGCATGCTAAAACAGAAGGACTAAACAGACAGACTTAAAAGAAAGAGTTGCTCTCACATCTTAGGACAATAAGCAGATTTTGTTtgccaaaaacacaaaactaacagcTAATTTGCATCATTGCCAATAGCATCATTCTTAGATACGAGAAGAATGAAGACATGTTACTTGGCTTTGCATAGAAcataattttgaagaagaatatGTCCTTAGAAATGTATGCTAAAGCAGAGGCACTAAACAGACTTAAAAGAAAGAGTTGCTCTCACCTCTTAGGACAATAAGCAGATTTTGTTtgccaaaaacacaaaacaaacagTTAATTTGCATCATTGTCATTAGCATCATTCTTAGACATgagaagaataaaagaaatgttGCTTGGGTTTGCATTGaacataattttgaaaaagaatatgtCCTTAGAACGGTAGAACCCATTCTGCATCAACAAATGCAAGTCAGCTGTCAGCATCCAATATGCCCCATGATTCACGGCAATGCAATTAAAAGGAAGGAGACATCAAAGCTTGAATTTAGAATATCATGTCACCAAGGTGTGCAGCCATTGTTCAGGAACCTGCAACATGAGCTGAACCAATTCACAACCAATTGAAAGAATCAGTTCTAACACAATCGTAATTGATTGgccaaaggaaaaagaacatgATCATATTTAAAAACTCAACCAGAaactttttaaacaaattaaagccTATGCCTACCCAAGTCACTAAATGCAGAGTTTGCTACAATGAGCTTAACATTGgacaaaaccatttttttttacagaaagAAGAAACATGAAACATGCCATCCTAGAAGTGCAtctatctaaattaaaaaagtacAGAGATAATAACATGATGCTTCAACAAAACATagaaacaatataaaaatatgtcACAGATACATATAAAAGAAGATAAACCTTAACCAATAGTTTCAgatatttctcaaaattttagcAATCCAAAGTTTAGAAATAAATCCCAAGCTAAAAGGGAGTatagagagaaaagaataaaaaaataaagatcaCACAAGTAATATGAGATCGTTCAATAAGAATATGTTGCTATTAAAGTAACTAGCCTTCCACTATTTGTCTggaatcaaaataaaaatcaaattgaacaaTGGAACTTATATTCGATGTTAGATGTTCCAAAGTTGCATAAATGTCATTACAATGAGGATGGGTTTTATCTTCTACAGAGAACACATGAACTCTGCTGTCCATCTCAATCCAACTACACCCGGGAGCCTTTTTGACCCCTATGTCCGTTAATCTCTTCCTCAAATTGAGCTTTTCCCCCCATTTTCCCAATATAGAATACATGTTAGACATAATAACATAAGCAGATATTGGCTGAGGATCCAAACTGAACATCTTCTCAGCGACTCTCCCACTCATCTCCACGTCCATCCAGAACCAACAGGCACTAAGCAAAGCTCCCCAGACAATCCCATCTGCATCAACAGGCATCTGTTTTATAAACTCCTCAGCTTCTTGTAGATGGCCTGAGCGACCAAGAAGATCCACCGCACATGTGTAGTGTTCTATAGTTGGGGTTACTCCATAAAATTTTTCCATTGAGTGGAAAATTCTCATCCCTTCATTGACTAGACCAACACGACCACAAGCAGACAGAATCCCAATGAAGGTAGCTCCATTAGGAACAACTCCGTGCTTTAACATATCTCCAAACAGTAAAATTGCTTCAGAGCCAATTCCATGATGTGCATATCCATTAATAAGAGCTGTCCAAGCCGCCACATTGGGTGAAGAGATACTACAAAATGATTTTTGAGCATCATGGATGCTCCCGCATTTGGAGTACATGTCTACAAGAGATGTTCCAACATAAGCATTCGATTCAAATGGTGTTTTAATCAGGTGGGCGTGAAGTAGTTGTCCTAGTTGAAGAGATCCAAGGCATGTACAGGCATGAAATAGAGCAGAGAATGTTGATCTAGTACGGTCTATTGATAATATGTGCATGGTCACATAGAGTTTGAAAGCCTCTTTATACTGATGGTTTTGAATATAACCTGACATCATTGAATTCCATGTCACTGGGTTTCTCTCCCCTTTGGTTTCTTCAAACAGCTCCAAAGCTTTATCAATTTCTCCGTTCCTAGAATACACAGTAATCAtagtattaaaagaaaatatagttCTTTGGGTCATTTTCTTAAACAATCTTTCTGATTCCTTGACTTGACCGCTCATTGCATAACCTTTAATCATCAAATTATATGAGATTGGATTCTTTTCAATCAGTCTATTAAAAATCAGCTCAGCATCTTCAATCCTACCCATCAACATATGCCCATCAATAAGCGAATGGGAAGCATTTAAACATGGGTTTCTAATCCTATCATAAACTATCCTGGCATCCTCAATAGCTTCACAACCACAATAAAATTCAATCAACGCGCCACCAATCGACTGATCAAATTCAAACCCGTATTTGATCAAAAGCCCATGGACAATCCTCCCTTCACGTAGGCTTCCTAATCTCCCACAAGCCCTTATAACGCAATCCAATGTAAACTCATTAGGCATCACCTCACTACTCCTTCTCATCTTCCTAAACAACTCCAAAGCTCTTTCACATCCATCCTCCCTCCTCATATATCCAGAAATCAACGTAGTCCATGCCACAACATCCCGGGATGGCATCCTTTTAAACACGTCCAAAGCCTCACTCATTAAGTTACATCGCACATACCCTACTAGCATCAAACTCCACAACAACTCATTTTCATCACGCAACTCGTCAAACACCCGCTTAGCTCCTTCAATCTCAATACAGTTCGCGTAAAAGTACAGCAATGCACTACTCAAAAGCTGAGATCTCTCAAACCCAGATTTTAAAACCAAACAATGAAGCTCTTTTCCCTCGCACACCGATACCGAATGTGCGCACGCACTTAGTATAGTAGAAAAAGTGGTCTCGTTGAGCTTCATATTGCTATGATGCATATTTGAAGCTAGTTTCAGAGCTTCATCGTATTTTCCACATTTGGAGTAGCCAGAAACCATGGTGTTCCATGAAACAACAGTTCGTTCCGGCATCTCATCAAACAGTTTGCGAGCAATGTCTAGTTGGCCAATTTTGCAATACTTTGTGATGGAAATGTTGGTGGAAACGATGCGGTTGCGAGGGGTTTCCGGAGGCAGGTAAAGGGTTGTAAAGGGCTTGAAGCTCTTTCCCCAGCGACTGTTCTTCCAGGTTCCCAGAAAAGAAGGTTTCTGCAACATTCCGTGTGCGCTTATCTCCGcgacatagagagagagagagagagagagagagagagagacagacagaGAAGCTAAACGTCAAACGGTCATTTACATGTGTCACAACTcacaagtaaaaaacaaaataaaaatgccaTGACTTATTGATCTCCAACATTGCCACATGGCCTGTGCCACCAAACTAAAAaggtttttttccttttttttttttttctttttcttattaatttgttcCCGAAaactgcaaaaaagaaaaatcatctcattttttatttatgtattaatgAGTGAATCTATTAGTAAATGCAAAACTCAATCGAATCCATAAATCTAATTGTgaattcattaaatttgtaaaataatggtTAAAAATGATTAGCTCTTGTTTGATTAAAATTGTAACTCCTTCAAAGTGGGTATAATTTTATTTCGATCACAATCACATGGCAGTTTCCCATCAATAGGGCtagcaattttgacatgatccgcgaacccgacatgaacacgacacgaagttaacagATATTGGGTTTGAGCTTATCGGGTTCGTGTCTTAATCGGATCCACCCAATTAAGACACAATTAAATTCGTGTATGTCGGGTCAACCCGGCGGGTCCACGAGTCGACCCGCCACCAGacccatttaatttaatttaatttttttttttaaaaaaaaaaaaaaacctatgtctaagttctaactaagttaaccctaacacttattgactcactcacggcttcatttcactcttcacttcactagcatattccttgttttttcgttactttttctatgtggatctatatattaaaacattatcttttaaatcattatttatatattaaaacattctcttttaaaactttttattcttatcggatggttaggataaatttgactagtcctttggcctaagagatccctttattaaattattttttccaattttgattaagggtttttttaaaaaaaaaacgggtcgggtcgggttacCTGTttagcgcacgagtcgtgtcgGGTCGTATCTACCTgatatgacccggttatgctaaacgggttaagcgggtcgtgtcggATTACCCGAATATTttccgtgttataatcgtgtcagacacgctaacccgtttagctaaacaaGTTGTGTTCGTGTCTCGGATAATCGGATCACGGgtcctaatcgggtctacctgattacctgttttgccagccctacccATCATCCATAGAAGATCAGTATTTTGTGTGTAAACCGCTACTGCGTATGGTGGCTATTGGCTAAACActaaaagtaataattaaacCCGCTATTTCAAACAGCGCGTCTGGCTGCAGCAGCATACGCCATAAAACACTGATTCTTATATTGCCTTTGTCtccaaaaaaagataataataataaagaagccACTCCTGCGAATCTTCGATTTTTTTATCATCCCAGTTTCCTTAAATTCAGTCTTTTACGGCCACGTATCCTTGTTCTGTATAATGTATCCAACTCTGCATAAACAGAACGCCATGCATGAAGCCACGTACCTCTATCCAACcacccctttctctctctctccctctccatttACTTATCCAACTTTCAAAACCAAGACCAAggaagacagagagagaaagagaaaacctTATAAAGCCCAGTAGAGTAGAATTTTTCATCAAAATCTTATCTGTAGTTTTCTTATCCCATAAGCTCTCTATCTAATAGTATGGTGAAGCTAGCATCGGCACGAGAAAGCCGAATGTACGGACCCCGGCTGGCCCGAAGCCGGTTGGAGTACATAAACGCGGGCCTATACGTGTTCGCCACCATTGTGCTTCTCGGTGGGTTTGCGGCTCAGTTCTCAAAGGAGCCCAAGTCCGGTCTTGTTCTTTTGCTCATAGGCTTGGCGCTTATTGTAATGGTTAATGTTCATGACCTTGTGGCGCACCTTGCCGGGGTCGATTACCGCCTGCAAATGATGGGGTTCGACCCGCAGCTCGCGCTCGTGGAGGTTGCTGTTCCGGTGGTTCAGGTTCTGGGATcgcttcttttcttcttggggattctctttctttttattcagGTACATATATGTTTTTCTCTCTACTTTTGTTTAGATGGctagcttttttatttatttcgattttttttttttttttttattacgaACGCAAATTGTAGGAAGAGAAAGGATATGGTTACTTCAAATTGGAAAAGTATGGTATGAACATGCTCATTGCTGGCTCTGTTTTATGGATGGTTGGATCGATCCACAACTCGTGCCAAATCTATGAGAGAGCTGGTGGGCATATCCAAATCTTGCAGCACGGTGTTCTCATCCCGTTTCTGATGGGAAGTTTGTTGTTCGTGGTGGGTGCAATTCTCAACAGTCGCGAGCAATCTGGGTGGATCCATCATGGACTGGAGCTACTAGTAAGTTGCCCCATTAATCCAATCTTggagggtgtttttttttttttttgtgaaagttATATATAGATGTGAAGTGCTTTATTCGTTTTGTATTgaggttatcccacatcggttatATGTGAAAGAGgcgtggtcactttataagtgtgaggaaaagcCTCACCTTTTAAGCTAACTTTTGGAGTTGAGAGAGGTATAAGACCACCTAAAATTAGTATCAGAGACCAAGTTTACAAGTCTTGCCCAACAGTCCATGGGAGAAATGGGTTGTCGCTGCTTAAACTCCGGGCCCGATGTGTAAGGAAAAGATTGTTTGGATTATCCCACATCAGTTGTGGAAGCTGGTGATCACTTTATAAatgtgagggaaagcctcatctcttgagctagcttttggagTTAATTAAGAGATGCCAAGAACACCTAATATTTTGTCtccaaaataaacaatcatatcGGCCCAAAAAACCAACACAAAAATCTGATTGTAGATATTGGCAGACAATTTGAGTGCTAGTGCAGAGAAGTTTCTAAATTCTTGGAAGGGTCTCTATATATGCAGGGCATGACTTGGATCTGGCTGGGGATTTTTGGGAGCCTGTTCTTCTTTGTTGGGGGATTAGCAAATGTAGTTAAGGTGTACACGATGCAGCAAATTGAAGGACTAAGGCTGGAGAAGCTGCGGGGAGGGGCACAAGAGCGACTGAGCCAAGAAAGGGAAGGCCAGGTCCCCCTCATCATTGAAGAGCACAGGATCAGAAGAAGGCAAGCCGAGGAAGCAAAAGTGGTTCCTGGTCCAACACCATATAAGGATGTCCTTGTTGGTCAGAGTTAAATGCATGTACTTATTTGTCTTAATTGTAACAACCTCTTTGGTTATTTGATTCACCCTCCATTTCTTAGCCTTGCCTAGAGTTATACGGTAGAATTAGCAGTTTGATCATGTTTTGTTTCCTATTTATCTGGAGGACATAATCTGAATATCTAATTTGGATTACATTTCTCTTAGGCCTTCATTTTTGGCTCTATTACCTCCATGTGTATGTTAAATTTGACGTGTGGCCGGTTGAGTAGATcttgtatcattactctttttctactcttcacatttatttatcatattcattttaTACCGACAAATGGGACATGTACCTAACATTATTTGTTTGCGATTACACCGAGATACTTGGAACGTAACCTTATAACCTAATTGTTTCTCAAACTTGAGATTTTGGggtaattaaagaatattaaaatataggaaagcagaaagcaagagaaagagaataatATCAGATTTTATTTGGCTTTTGATCCAAGTTTGCACTGAAACGATGTTCTTCCTGAAGACGAGCAAATCATTATGGTAGCTTAAATGGCTCATTTTGAGGTTGCTGCTGGCCTTTCAATAGATCCAGTGTGAGTAAGAGAATTATAAAAATTCTTCCCTTGTTCACTTCTTTTGTATTTGGTGAAGGGGAAATTATTAGTTaaaggaattttattttttttataatcaatgaaaaattagactcaaaagtgaaagaaaatgcATGGCTTATCCTTATTAGATGAAGCTGGCCGGGGTGTTCTTTGGTCACCTTCTTCTACCACCATAATTAACTTTTGTACAACTATATactaaaaaattacatatattcCAAATTTtgaccaaacaacaaaaaataaatagtatatatatagtttgaatttATCACTCTTTTTAAATACATgatcaaacaactcaaaatacaaaatataaaatatatttttttgtaaatatgtATTCTtattgtaagaatattttgacaaaacagACGTTTAACTAAAAATATTTCTCACATTTAGGACAAATTAAAATACTTTCTTAaaccaaatataaaatacttatTGAGATACATTAGGAAACGTaaaatctttttctctttaaaatatttgatttgaaaaaatacttgtttaatATTAAAGGTCCGCTTGGGATTGCAGTTTCAATaagtgaaatttttaaaattgctactttttaaaattacaaaagtgtttcgtaaaatatgttaaaaaatatttttgttatcaaatatttgttatgagaaatcgtaattttagtttaaattcacatttttttaaataagcacccctAGCTTCCTTATagaaatcacaattttttttttctaattttagattaattgttttttcaatCGCAACGTCAAATACGTTACGTTTTACGATACATTTTAAAAATTCGCAATTTCAACCGCACCCAAAAAACCGTAACACCCTGTATAAGCCCAAGCCCACGCAAGAGTATCAATCAGAAACAGTTACAGGCCCGAGCCCGACGTCATGGACCGTTTTCCCTCCTATCAAAATTGATCCGCCTCATCAACGTCCTACCTCCTCCACTAAAAATTCGCCACCTCAGCCAAGTTACGCtccaaaaaacataacaaaaaaatcagCCCCACACCACGATAATAAATCGAGGGACAAAAACTCTTTTTAGCTCCCAACctctgaaaccctaaaaaatcaccaaaaaaaaaaaagaagctctaGCTCCGCGAATTCTTCAGGtgcttcaatttatttttcatttcctcTCCAATTCGCTCTAATTTTCGCAATCGTATGTGATTGTGTGTTTGCTTATATACACGCGGAAACCCTTACCTTTTCGCtcctctatttgattttgatttttctgctaatctatctctccctctctataTATACGAGTGTCTGCGTTAGAGAAATCAGGGAAATCATAATTTGACGTATTAAGGAGCATATTTGAACGTTAGAATAAAATTGATAGAGTGAATCGCTTATATGTCGTTAGAAGTATACTTTTtaggtgatatatatatatatcttgcgcgttcttttgttttgcttgcTTTTGAAATTGGGATATGTATTGCTCAgccaaattgattttttaggacacaaatttggttttaaatgtCTCTTATCTTAATCATAGGTGATGCATGGTTAAAGTATTATTGGCGTTCTTTATGTATTCGAATTAGGTTATTGAGAAATTCTGCCTTTCTGTGTTCTGTTTGACTTGGGTAGGTAATTCCTTTGGTTGGTACACATGGTTAGTTTTCAATTTGTTGTTGTCACATCTGTTTTTGCTTGCTCTGGCTTGTGTTTAGGTCTTTTGCTTCCACATTGGAAAATGTAATTTGTGCTTCTGAAAAAGTAAATTGAAAAAGGCATTCTGGAAACTCATTGTACAATTTTTCTGACCATAAAGGGTCCGATACAGAAACAAACAGGTCTGATACAACAACGTGTTTTGCATCCAGAATGCATTTTTAGTATCATAAATTTGGGTTCACAatttattgttctatttctgTTAGACAAGAATTGAGACAACAAGTGCGGGAAACAACTTCACAGAATTAGAGAAGAAACCCATCCAAATGTATATTTAGGTTCTGTTATATGTAGTATGTATACTGCTATAATACACGAGGCATGCATGCCAGGAAAGGgaaatcatattaatattgGAAAGTgaaatcatattaatattgtaaAGGAGAAGTCAATTTTATTAAAGTACATACTTCTATGTCAGAGAACCTGATTATGAAATGGGTTTGTTTATAGCGATCCTTAGGCCTACACGTTTTCTTGGTGTTCTTTTATAGGGTGGGGTTACTGTTCGAATGGCATCTGTATCCAGTCAGCCACAGTTTCGTTACACCCAACCTCCATCCAAGGTGCTTCATTTGCGTAACTTGCCATGGGAGTGCACAGAGGAGGAACTGATTGAACTTGGGAAACCATTTGGTAAAGTTGTGAATACAAAGTGCAATGTTGGAGCAAACCGAAATCAGgcttttattgaatttgtgagtaTAATTTTATGGTAGtttaacttttgaatttttaggtttttgtcCTGCTATTTATGTCATGTGATGAATTGTTACTTTTCCATATCTTAATTTCTTCAGGCTGATTTAAATCAAGCTATTGCTATGATATCATATTATGCCTCATCCTCAGAGCCTGCTCAAGTGCGCGGAAAAACCGTCTACCTACAGTACTCAAATAGGCAAGAAATAGTGAACAACAAAACTACTGCAGATGTTGCTGGAAATGTACTGCTGGTAACAATAGAGGGTGCCGATGCACGCCTTGTCAGCATTGATGTTTTACACTTGGTAAGCAAATTGCATGCTTTCCTTTACAGTTGAAGAGGTAAACTTGCTACTATAAGGATGTATCCACTGAATTATGTTGTAATTAGGTTGCGGTTTGTCACGTTTTGGAAAGCATTTGTTTGACGTATATGTAAATGGATCAGCAGGCCCATTTCAAGGCAATATCTTCGATGGCAGCTTAATGCATCGGGAGAAAGAGCGCATGTGTGTTTGTCTCCTTTCTCCTTTCCTTAACACTGGCTCTTTCTTCCCTACTCTTCCTCCTCAACTTCCTATACCTACCATTCTAATAGTACAGgcttttatcattttcttttctcttgtacATCCCTCTTCCTCTATTTTCTGCATGCCGTGATTTTTTGCTAGTAGCATAGCTACATCTAGTATAGTT from Corylus avellana chromosome ca1, CavTom2PMs-1.0 encodes the following:
- the LOC132167542 gene encoding bidirectional sugar transporter SWEET3 → MGDRLRMAVGVMGNATSVLLYAVPILTFTRIIRKKSTEEFSCVPYIIALANCLFYTWYGLPVVSHNWENLPLVTINGLGILLEFSFIFIYFWFASDRRQKMKVFVSVTCVIIGFSIPAIISALAFHDHHHRKVFIGSVGLLVSTTMYGSPLVVMKQVILTKSVEFMPFYLSFFSFLASSCWMAYGVLSHDLFLAAPNLVGCPLGILQLMLYCKYRKRGIIKEPSKWDLEKNDEKSKQLQLMTNDGINGKN
- the LOC132166982 gene encoding pentatricopeptide repeat-containing protein At2g13600-like; the encoded protein is MLQKPSFLGTWKNSRWGKSFKPFTTLYLPPETPRNRIVSTNISITKYCKIGQLDIARKLFDEMPERTVVSWNTMVSGYSKCGKYDEALKLASNMHHSNMKLNETTFSTILSACAHSVSVCEGKELHCLVLKSGFERSQLLSSALLYFYANCIEIEGAKRVFDELRDENELLWSLMLVGYVRCNLMSEALDVFKRMPSRDVVAWTTLISGYMRREDGCERALELFRKMRRSSEVMPNEFTLDCVIRACGRLGSLREGRIVHGLLIKYGFEFDQSIGGALIEFYCGCEAIEDARIVYDRIRNPCLNASHSLIDGHMLMGRIEDAELIFNRLIEKNPISYNLMIKGYAMSGQVKESERLFKKMTQRTIFSFNTMITVYSRNGEIDKALELFEETKGERNPVTWNSMMSGYIQNHQYKEAFKLYVTMHILSIDRTRSTFSALFHACTCLGSLQLGQLLHAHLIKTPFESNAYVGTSLVDMYSKCGSIHDAQKSFCSISSPNVAAWTALINGYAHHGIGSEAILLFGDMLKHGVVPNGATFIGILSACGRVGLVNEGMRIFHSMEKFYGVTPTIEHYTCAVDLLGRSGHLQEAEEFIKQMPVDADGIVWGALLSACWFWMDVEMSGRVAEKMFSLDPQPISAYVIMSNMYSILGKWGEKLNLRKRLTDIGVKKAPGCSWIEMDSRVHVFSVEDKTHPHCNDIYATLEHLTSNISSIVQFDFYFDSRQIVEG
- the LOC132179454 gene encoding uncharacterized protein LOC132179454 yields the protein MVKLASARESRMYGPRLARSRLEYINAGLYVFATIVLLGGFAAQFSKEPKSGLVLLLIGLALIVMVNVHDLVAHLAGVDYRLQMMGFDPQLALVEVAVPVVQVLGSLLFFLGILFLFIQEEKGYGYFKLEKYGMNMLIAGSVLWMVGSIHNSCQIYERAGGHIQILQHGVLIPFLMGSLLFVVGAILNSREQSGWIHHGLELLGMTWIWLGIFGSLFFFVGGLANVVKVYTMQQIEGLRLEKLRGGAQERLSQEREGQVPLIIEEHRIRRRQAEEAKVVPGPTPYKDVLVGQS